CCCCTGCTTGCTTTTTCCCATTCCTCTTCAATAGGCAGCCGCTTGCCTTGCCATTTACAGTATACTGATGCATCATCAAAGCTTACAAATACAATAGGATGATCTTTCTTGTCTTCCGGGTAGCCATATACCATCCAGTTAGTCGGCTCCCTATGTTTTGTCTGTTTAACAAATTGTCTATATTGTTCATTTGTTATCTCAAAGATATCTATATAAAACGCCTTGAGGTAGGCTTTTCTCTCTGGGATTTCATCTTGTTCCCCCATATTGCTTCCCATTATGAATTCACCTTCCGGTATCAAGGCCATACCTTGAGGCAGCCTGTTACAACCTGGTAGTATAAATATAACTATTAGCCACATAATGGCTGAAACTCTGTATGTGTTTAAACTAATTCCCAACATCTATTTAACCTCAGATGATTTTGCGCATCGGATACCGCCGTCATTTCCTGCCCCGACTGGAAAATAATAGCGCCTGGATGAAG
The DNA window shown above is from Deltaproteobacteria bacterium and carries:
- a CDS encoding SUMF1/EgtB/PvdO family nonheme iron enzyme — encoded protein: MWLIVIFILPGCNRLPQGMALIPEGEFIMGSNMGEQDEIPERKAYLKAFYIDIFEITNEQYRQFVKQTKHREPTNWMVYGYPEDKKDHPIVFVSFDDASVYCKWQGKRLPIEEEWEKASRGADGRTYPWGNEFDSSKANTSLAGIVGTTKINAYENGKSPYGLYDMAGNVWEWTNSNYDDKRKAVRGGSWGLSHRFARTFTRVGYKPETRINNLGFRCAKDV